A region of Channa argus isolate prfri chromosome 8, Channa argus male v1.0, whole genome shotgun sequence DNA encodes the following proteins:
- the fam174c gene encoding protein FAM174C — translation MTFYRLLSALLLPLCWLLVSVAENASLAASASTAASRPAVTNSSAANSTHGGGKKHGGLFNGLNVDSSMIQRALYVLIGITVIGVLYFLIRAVRLKKPAQRKKYGLLSNYDDSVEMEAVESDEDDTLYEARSLRR, via the exons ATGACTTTCTACAGGCTCCTGTCGGCGCTTCTTTTGCCGCTATGTTGGCTGTTGGTGTCCGTAGCGGAGAATGCGAGTTTAGCCGCCTCCGCGAGCACCGCGGCGTCCAGACCCGCTGTGACGAACTCCAGTGCGGCGAACTCCACACACGGCGGCGGCAAGAAACACGGAGGGCTGTTCAACGGCCTCAACGTGGACAGCTCCATGATCCAGAGGGCCCTGTACGTCCTCATCGGCATCACTGTGATCGGAGTCCTGTACTTCCTCATCCGAGCTGTGAG GCTGAAGAAGCCCGCCCAGAGGAAGAAGTATGGACTGCTGTCAAACTACGACGACTCTGTGGAGATGGAGGCGGTGGAGAGTGACGAGGACGACACGCTGTACGAAGCTCGCAGCCTCCGCAG ATGA